A genomic window from Catenulispora sp. MAP5-51 includes:
- a CDS encoding YbjQ family protein encodes MSQQPYGQPGYQQGPPPQQQQGYAPPPQQQQFQQNFLCVTTNDIPGYRIDAVYGEVFGLTVRSRNAFSQMGAGLKSMFGGELKGMTKALMDSRNDVMQRMIQEAINRGGNAIVGMRFDTSEMGDVWTEICAYGTAVTISRLG; translated from the coding sequence ATGAGCCAGCAGCCGTACGGTCAGCCCGGTTACCAGCAGGGACCGCCGCCGCAGCAGCAGCAGGGGTACGCGCCCCCGCCCCAGCAGCAGCAGTTCCAGCAGAACTTCCTGTGCGTCACCACGAACGACATCCCGGGCTACCGCATCGACGCCGTGTACGGCGAGGTCTTCGGCCTCACCGTCCGCAGCCGCAACGCCTTCAGCCAGATGGGCGCCGGCCTGAAGTCGATGTTCGGCGGCGAGCTCAAGGGCATGACCAAGGCGCTGATGGACAGCCGCAACGACGTCATGCAGCGGATGATCCAGGAGGCGATCAACCGCGGCGGCAACGCCATCGTCGGCATGCGCTTCGACACCTCGGAGATGGGCGACGTCTGGACCGAGATCTGCGCCTACGGCACCGCCGTGACCATCAGCCGCCTGGGCTGA
- a CDS encoding glycerophosphodiester phosphodiesterase: MRPGASGPALPRRTASEIPVIAHRGASEDVPEHTLAAYEAALLQGADGLECDVRLTADMQLVCVHDRRVNRTSNGRGVVSTLELAQLRQLDFGSWKQPAGGDDEYTEYPDLRREGAHRVLTLERLLELVVEHPHRVEMAIETKHPTRYAGLVEEHLVALLDRFGLAHPRLGEASPVRVMSFSALSVRRIRRLAPSLDTVLLLDRVPLRLRDGSLPRGVRIAGPGIHILRTHPEYVERVHSMGNRVHVWTVDQPSDIDLCVELGVDAIISNRPKAVLARLGRDGTAPGGHGAPRSHRAEP, encoded by the coding sequence CTGCGCCCCGGCGCCTCCGGTCCCGCGCTCCCCCGCCGGACCGCTTCGGAGATCCCCGTCATCGCCCACCGCGGCGCGTCCGAGGACGTGCCGGAGCACACGCTGGCCGCGTACGAGGCCGCGCTGTTGCAGGGCGCCGACGGCCTGGAGTGCGACGTCCGCCTCACCGCGGACATGCAGCTGGTGTGCGTGCACGACCGCCGGGTCAACCGCACCTCCAACGGCCGCGGCGTGGTCTCGACGCTGGAGCTGGCCCAGCTGCGGCAGCTGGACTTCGGCTCCTGGAAGCAGCCGGCGGGCGGCGACGACGAGTACACCGAGTACCCGGACCTGCGGCGGGAGGGCGCGCACCGGGTGCTGACCCTGGAGCGGCTGCTGGAGCTGGTGGTGGAGCACCCGCACCGGGTGGAGATGGCGATCGAGACCAAGCACCCGACCCGCTACGCCGGCCTGGTGGAGGAGCACCTGGTGGCGCTGCTGGACCGGTTCGGGCTGGCGCACCCGCGGCTCGGCGAGGCCTCGCCGGTGCGGGTGATGTCGTTCTCGGCGCTGTCGGTGCGCCGGATCCGGCGCCTGGCGCCGTCCCTGGACACGGTGCTGCTGCTGGACCGGGTGCCGCTGCGGCTGCGCGACGGTTCGCTGCCGCGCGGAGTGCGTATCGCCGGACCGGGAATCCATATTCTGCGAACGCATCCGGAATATGTGGAGCGTGTGCATTCCATGGGAAATCGCGTGCACGTCTGGACTGTGGATCAGCCCTCGGACATCGACCTGTGTGTCGAGTTGGGCGTGGACGCGATCATCTCCAACCGCCCGAAAGCAGTGCTGGCCAGGCTGGGCCGGGACGGCACGGCGCCCGGCGGCCACGGCGCGCCCCGGAGTCATCGAGCTGAACCCTGA